TAGATGATATAAAACACCCCTGACGCTGTGGGCCACTGACTGGTACCACGACCGGACAGCTCACGTCACTGCAGAcaacgggagctgcaggtgctcagaaccAATTCAGTGCGGAATTGTAGGTTATTTTACCCCAAGCCCACCTGAGAGCACAGCAATGGCCACAAGCTAGTTCGTGTGGAACCAGCGCACCTTCAAACTGCTCCAAGGCATGTCGACGCCCCAGTGCTCCGAAGCCTGGGGAACACAACTTCCAGGTGAGTGCAGCGAGCACTAGATTTGCAGAAAGCCCAGTCTCCAAACACAGAGACTCAAAAGCGGTTGGAGTTACCTGTGTGGAGGAGTGCCGCCGAGGAGCTGCTGAGTCCGGGGCTCCCCGGGAACTGATCCAGGACTTGCTAACGTCAGAGACCCAGCTAAGGAATTCTCCCAGTGGCAAGGGGACTTCTTTGGTGGGACTGGAAAAAGAtgtctgacagagagagagagcatcatTACAGGTGGGAAAACATGGCAGACAAATGAAGAGGGAAAGAAATCAAGGTGAGAAAGGAAAGTAAGAATCGGAGTTTTAACAAAGTCAGCACCTCCACGCTGCTGTGCTGGACTACGACCCCCTCCGAGCCAGGCAGACCTTGAAATTTACAGCTGCTACAAAGCCTCTCGCTTTGCATCCAAGGTAAGACATTCTGCAAGAACCCCATTTAGCAAAGGGTATGGGGGGGTGTCTAGCAGGCTTCCACCACAGCTGGCATGGGACCTGGGCACAGAAACCTGCGTGCATACAGGTGTGCGCGCAGGGACTGGGGCTGGTTTGTCAAGGCTCTGGCCAGCCGTGCTGCCAGGCTGGCAGAGGGGTTCTGATAAATACCTCTCAATTCATTAGTCTCATGATTCAGTCTAAACAATCAACCTTGTACAGGGCACTTCCCAGATAcacggagagagacagagacagacagacagacacacacatgcagacataGCCACTGGCCAACAGCAGCACACGGCAATGTAAGATTCCCCGGGAACTTGGGCCGGAAAAGCAAAGCATGATGGAATGCGTCAGAGTGAACaagcaggctggaggaggaggcgcAGATGCAACGTAAAACCTCTTGGGGGGTGAAGCTGTGGAGCAGAGAGGCAGGCAGATCCATCCCCATGGCAGCAGGCTCTGTGAAAGCACAGAGGCAGCCCCAGCATGCACTTACAGTCTGAGTGCCGAGGCCACAGCGGCTGTGGGGAGTTCTGGGAGGCAGGCTGAGGAGCTCTTGGGAGGGGGCAGGTAGCAGACAGcagcctcctcctctgccccaccgAAGGCCAGCAGAAAGGATCCAGGCAACGGCTCCAGAGCTGGTGTGCAGAGGTCACTGTCCTGGGCCAAAGCGCTGAGGGACAGTGTGGTCAGTCCAGGGTCCAAGGTCACAGTCTCTTTTCCCGGGAAGGGGGAGGGCAGCTGGCATGAGCAGCAGGTCTGAGAGCTGGGGACAGtgccctctcctcctctggggaTGGTAGGGGAGGAAGCTGGCAGAGTTAATAAAAAAAGTCACTAGCTGGTTAGGATCAAAAATGCAAACCTGTTGGCAGGTTCTGCCGGGCTGTGGGAGCGGCTCGGTGGTGGCTGGGTTAGTCGACTCTGCAGATGGTACGAACCGAAGCAAGCTCCTGGGTTACTGAGCTGGAGGGTAGTGTGTTCTCTCTCACCGCTAAATATACAAATACTGTCCCAACAATCATACATATTAATATATATTAGTCTCCTCTTTTTGGTTAAACTTTAGGCACTGCTTTGGAAGAAAATTggggtttaaaaataataatcggATGATTAGCCAGTAGCTTCACCACATGCAGAGCAGGATAAATGGGAAGGTTTCTCAgtgttttggggggctggggcaggcagggagaggactTTATGCCACTGTCAGCTGAGGCCTCTGCAGGTCGGGGAGCTTCCTGTTTGCTTCccatccgcagctcccatttaggcTGCACAAGGCGAGAGTGAGTTCAGCAGCATCCACGTTGCTCTGGGGACCAGATGTGTATCTGCGTCCGTAGCTTGAGGAAGagtaggaggaggaagagaaggtcATGGAGAAGCCGGAGCCGGTGGCATCAACGCTCCCTCGCCTGGAGCCTGATCTAGATCCTGTTCGGGAGCCCGATCTAGAGCCAGAGGTGGAGCCCGAGCCACTGACGTTGTAGGGGCTGAAGTATCCTTTGCTGGATTGGGAGGAAGCTTCCAGCAGGCGCAGGCCTGTTCCCTCCTCAACCATGCTTCTGTCCATTGCATCCTTGTAGGAGATCTTGAGTTTCGTTTTGGGGCAGGTGAGATACTTGGAGTAGGTGTTCACGTCCCGCAGCTTTTGGGCTGTGCGTGTGTCGATTGTGCCTTTCTGCAGCGCGTCATCGAGCGAGACCCGGCCTGGCACGTCGGGCTCAATCAGCCCACCCGTCAGGTACTGTACCTCCAGGAACCGCTGGCCGGCTTCGTAGTACAGCCAGCCCTTCTTTAAGGCTTGGGCGGCTGACATTTTCGTCTTGGTTCTTGGATCCTCAAAGCCATAGAAGGCCTTCTGAGCAAGGTTGATCCTGTCCACCATGATTTTGTCAACCAGGCCCTTGTTGACTGCATCAGCAACAGAGaatttctccccagtgctggggTCGATGATGCCTCCGGtgcaggcctgggactccagcagccGCTGTCCAGTGATGTTGTCTACAAGATTGCGGTGCATGGCCTCCGTGATGGACACTTTCTCCAGGGTGTCCGTGTCCAGGATCCCAGCAATCGGACCGGTCTCTTCAGCAGGGTCGCTCCAGGATGTCAGCTGAGCTCTCGCAGGGGCTGGGCTTATGGGGTAGGAGGAAGAGGACCCAACAGAAGAAGATCTTGATCGGAAGCCACTCACGTTTCCAGAGAGCATGTCTGCAAACTCGGTGATGGACAGGGTGCCGGAGCGATACTGGTCCAGGGCAGACTGATCAATCAGGCCCTTTGCAATCGCGTCGTCGATGTCGTACTGTCGCCCGGACCTCCTGTCGATGATCATGGACTTGACCACCCCGTCCGAGGAGGAGATGGTGATCTCTTCCCACTCACACTCTTGCTCAGAGAGCTCCAGGTAGGTCTGGTGGTCGATGAGGCCTTTGCGGTAGGCTTCATAAACCGACATCTCCTTCCCCGTCTCTGGGTCGACAATCACCACCCTGCGCTTGCGGACAGACGACTTGGACGAGGTCTTTCTCTCCCGCTTTTTCTCCTTCAGAGGGAGTAGGCACAGCCCAGTCTCCGGGTCAGTGATGCACCGCTCCATGAGCTGCAGGTAGGTCAGGTTCTCCTCGGTGTTGGGATCAAAGAAGCCCTTGGTGTCGTCGCTGGGGTCCAGGAGGATCTCGTTCATTTCCTCGTCGAACAGGCCCCGCTTGTAGGCCATCTCCACGGGCAGGCGATGGCTTTCCTCTGGATCGATAATGCCTCCCGTGGCGATCTGGGCCTCTAGCAAACGGATCCCAtgatctttcaggatcaggcccttcttcATGGCCTGGAAGAGGGAGATCAGTTTGCCCGAGTAGGGGTCTTTGTAACCGGTCACCGCCCTCTCCGCCGAAAGGAGCTTGTCCTTGAACTCTGGGCCCACAATGCCCATCCGCACCGCCTCCTCCACCGTCAGCTTGAAGCCCTTGATGGGGTCGATCACGTACCCAGTGGCTGCCTGGGCCTCCAGGAGCTCGAAAGCTGTGCCAGGCCGGATGATGCCTTTCTTCATGGCTTGGTACACGGAGAGCCGCTCCTTGGTGGAGTCCATGAAGACACCAGCGATGCAGCTGGTGCCCTCCAGGAACTTCTGAAGGTTTTTGGAGACTTCTTCGATGGAGGTTAAGCCTTCCTGGAGGCGCTGGGCTGTCACTTCGTCCATGACCTGGGACCGCACCAGCTCCTCCACGCTGATCTGCTTCCTCAGGCCCCGGAAGGTCAGCTTCCTCGTGTCgcacaggggcagcagcagctggccgtTGTTCTCGTCCTTCCGGCACCGCTTGAGGAGCTGCACGTAGCTGAGCTTCTCATCCGTGGAAGGGTCCACGTAGCTCCGGACCTCGCTGGGCTCTGACAGCCTGTCGCAAGTCTCCTTGCTGAAGAAGCCACGCTGATAGGCGACCTCCAGAGGCAGGTGGAACCCCAGGAACGGGTCGATGATGCCGCCAGTGGCTAGCTGAGCATCCAGCAGCCGGAGGGCTTCCTCAGCGGGGATCAGATCCTTCTTCATGGCCTGGAAGAGTGAGATCTTCTGCTCGCTGTACGGGTCCCTGTAGCCAGTCACAGCTCTCTCCGCGGACAGCAGCCGGTCGTGGATTTCCGGCCCCACCACTCCTTTCCTGACAGCTTCGTCTACCGTCAGCATCTCATTCTTTATGGGATCGATCATGAAGCCAGTGGCAGCCtgggcctccagcagggagcGGGCTACCTCAGGGCTGATCAGCCCTTTCTTCAGGGCCTGATAGACACTGAGCTTCTGCTTGGTGGAGGGGATGTAGATGCCAGCTACGCAGCCGGTTCCGTACAGGTATTTCCAGACGGTCTCTATCTCCAGGATCTCTCGGATGGTCTTGGAGCCCTGCTTCAGCACGTTGTATATCTCCAGGGAGATGATCCTGGCCTCATAGAGGTCGTCAGCCGTGATCCGGCGCCGGACAAAGTCGTAGGAGGTCAGGTCCTGCTGCCGGATGATCTCTGTCTTCTCGATGATctcgatgatgatgatgatcatgcGCTCCTTGGTCACATTGCCGGAGCGGAACTCCTCCATCAGCCGCTTCCGCTGCTCCTCGGGGATGAGGTCTGACTGCATGATCTCCCATAGGGACATGgaggagccagccatgctgcccacgGGGATGCTGACCTGCGTTTCCTCAAATGCTTTCCGGGTCTCCGCCTCCGTGTACACATGTGTCGTCTCCACCATCGTGGGCTTCTCCGGCTGCTTCAGAGGCAGGAGGTACAGGCCGGTCTCGGGGTCCTCGATGCACCTCTCCTTCAGCTGCAGGTAGGTCAGGTTCTCCTGCGTGTTGGGGTCAAGGAAGCCCTTGGTGTCGTCGCTGGGGTCAGAGAGGATCCGGTTCATCTCTTGGTCGAAGTAGCCCCGCTTGTAAGCCACCTCCACGGGGAGGCGGTGACTGTGCACGGGGTCGATGATGCCGCCGGTGGCGACCTGGGCCTCCAGCAGGCGGATGCCGTGCTCCTTGAGGATCAGCCCCTTCTTCATGGCTTCGAAGAGGGAGATGGTGTTCCCAGAGTAGGGGTCCTTATACCCAGTGACGGCCTTCTCTGCAGAGAGCAGCTTCTCGTGGAGCTCCGGCCCAACGAGGCCAGCTTTCACAGCCTCGTTGACACACAGCTTTTGGTTCCTTTCGGGGTCGACCAGGAACCCACTGGCTGCCTGAGCTTCCATCAGGGTGACAGCGGTGCTTGGCCTCAGGAGGTTTCTCTTCATGGCTTCGTAGAGGTTCAGTTTCTCCTTTGTGTCTTCCACGTAGATGCCAGCGATGCAGTCGCTGCCCCGCAGGAACCTCTTTACAGAGTCCGTCTCGGAGAGGTCTTTCACCGACTTCTTGCCTTCCCTGAGCTGCTCGTACTGGGCTTTGCTAAGGACCCTCGACTCCAGCAGCTCACTAGCAGGAACAGGTGCTCGGAGGCCGCTGAACGTCAGCTTCTCCTGCTTCTTGGTCTCTGTTTCCTCAATGATGGTGATCATTATCTTGATGATCTTCTCAATGGTGACCTTGCCGGTCTTGTACTGCCGCAGCAGCTCCCTCCTTTGCTCCTCGGTGAAATACTCAGAGTGGATCAGCTCCCAGATTGTCACTGTCTTGCCCTTCAAGCTGCCAGCTGGCACCTCCAGGGTCGCCTTGTCTAAGGACTCCTTCGCCTGGCTGTCCGTGTAGACCTCCTCTTGCTGTGACCGGATGGCCTGGTCTGAGAGGGGCAGCAGGTAGAGGCCAGTCTGCTTGTCTGGTCGGCATttcttctgcagctgggtgtaggTGAGGTTCTCCTGAGTGTCGGGGTCATAGAAGGCCTTGGTGTCGTCGCTGGGAGTGGACAGGGCCTTGTTTGTCTCCTCGTCGAAGTAGCCCCGCTTACAGGCAACATCGAGCGGCAGGCGGTGGCTGTTCACAGGGTCAACTATGCCACCGGTGGCCAGCTGGACGTCCAGCAGGCGGATCCCGGTATCGCTGGGGATCAGGCCTTTCCTTAGTGCTTGGAACAGGGAGACAGTCTGTCCGGTGTACGGGTCTTTGTAGCCAGTCACAGCCttctctgcagacagcagctTCTCATGGAACTCTGGCCCGACAATCCCAGCTCTCACTGCCTCGTCCACCGAGAGCGTCTCGTTCCTAACGGGATCGATGATGTACCCCGTGCCTGCCTGGGCCTCCAGCAGCGGCAGGGCAGCCTCTGGCTTCAGCAGGTTTTTCTTCAGGGCGTCATAGAGCGTGAACTTCTGCCCAGTTGACTCCACCAGGACGCCAGCAATGGTGTCGGTGCCCTTCAGATACCTCTTTATGGCATCTGCGTCAGCCACGTCCTTGACAGACTTCTTGCCCTGGTGCAGCTGGTTGTAGAGATCTTTGTCAATGATTTTGCTCTCCAGCAGCTCAGCGGCAGGGACAGCAGCACGGAGCCCTTCAAAGCACAGCTGGCTCTTCTTCTCACTCTCTTCCACTACGGTGATGACAATCTTGATGATCTTCTCCACGGTGATCTTGCCGGTCTTGTACTGCCGTAGCAGGTCTCGCCTCTGCTCCTCGGTGAAGTACTCCGAGTTGATGATCTCCCAGATGGTCACCGCCTTTCCTTTGAACGTGCCGAAGGGGGCAGACACCGTGGTCTTCTTGAAAACATCTTTGGCCTCTTGCTCAGTGTAGGCCAGGTCCCCGCCTTTGGCTGCTCTGTCGGTGAGCGGCAGGAGGCAGAGCCCAGTCTCAGGGTCAGTCATGCATCTCTCCATCAGCTGCAGGTAGGTCAGGTTCTCCTGCGTGTTGGGGTCAAAGAAGCCCTTGGTGTCGTCCGTGGGGTCTGACAGGGTCTGGTTCATCTCTTCGTCGAAGTAGCCCCGCTTGTAGGCCGCTTCCACTGGCAGGCGGTGGCTGTTCACGGGGTCGATGATGCCGCCGGTGGCGATCTGGGCCTCCAGCAGGCGGATGCCGTGGTCTTGGACAATGAGGTCTTTTGTCATGGCCTGGAAGAGGGAGATCTTGTCTCCGGTGTAGGGGTCTCTGTACCCGGTTACTGCCCTCTCGGCAGACAGCATTTTATTGTGCAGCTCTGGTCCAATTACTCCTTCTTTCACAGCCTCGTTTACAGAGAGCCTCTTGTTTCTCACTGGGTCAATTATGAAGCCGGAGGCAGCTTGTGCTTCCAGGAGGATGAGTGCCGTGCCTGGGCTCAGCAGCTGTTTCTTCATGGCCTTGTAGATACTCATCTTCTCGTTGGTGGGTTTAATAAGCAAGCCGGCGAtgctgctctggccctgcagGTATTTCCTGAGGTCATCCCTCTGCGCAAGCTCAGCCACGGTCACCGTCCCTTTCACCAACTTGTCCAAGATCTCTCTGCCCAGGATGCCGGCCTCAACCAGCTTCTCCGCAGGCACCTTCTGCCGGATGCCATGAAACGCAAACTCCGGCTCCCCGTTCTGAGCCAGGCCATCCACGGCGTCTCTGCCATTGGGCACCGCTTTGGTCGGAGTCAGCTGGGTAGGCAAAATCGTGGCATCCTCAGGAATGTCGTCGGTTTGGATCATGATCTCTCGAGTCTGGGCCAGCGCAGCCCTGTGCTCCTCTTGCAGCTGTTCCAGTTTCTCCCTTAGCTTCTGGTTCTCCTCTGCAAGGAGTTTCTCTTGCTGCTGTCGCTGCTTTTCCAGCTGCTGAAGCTCTTCCTGCTTACGCTGGACATTTTTCTCCGCCTCTTTCTGCTTCTTCTTTGCATCGTCCAAGGTggcctccagctgctgcttctcctgctccATCTGCTTCCGCTGCCGGTcctgctctgccttcagggtctgAGCTTTGTTCATCTCGTCTTCGAAGAGTTTCTCCAGCTTGACTTTCTCTTCCTCAATGAGCCTCTCTTTCTGAAGCAGGCTGTCCTTCTCTGTCGAGAAGGTCTGCTGGAGTATGTGAGTCTCCTGACGGAGCTGCTCCTGCTGAGCCGTCTGCATCTGGAGCAGGGGACAGAGAGACATCTCTTAgacccaccccactgaaccccaaaTAGAGCCCACAGAAACCTGGTGCAGACAGGGATAACCATTAGTGGGAGGGCGCTAGCCAGAAAACGCTTGGGGTATAGCAGCAAGTCGTATTACAGGCTAGTACCTTGGGCTTATGTTACAGGTGCACGGGCCAGCCCCCTGCTGCGGTGCATTAGTGCtaacggggtggggtgggaagatgaggaggagttTGGGCATTACTGCATGCTAGACTGGATTAAAGCAGCAGGAGAGGGACACTGTTCTTCTGTTGGGGTAAACAAAGCTAATCATGCCCCATTATGCACCCCAAGGAGCAGGGTGAATGTCCACACGGCCAAGGACCTTAGAGTCACCACCGTCTGTGCCTGGCGCTCAGGGAGCGGACACCCTGTGCCTGCAGGAGAGCGGCACACCGTGTGCAGGGAGGGTGGACTCTGCCAGCACCAGTTAGAGACGAGCAACCTCCGATGGGGGCGTGGGGCAAAGCTGCTCAGACACACTCCTGGGTCAATTACAGGTccactgcagctggagccttAGCACTGCACACACATGTGAGCTGTGTGCGTGTGCTcacgggagctgcaggagcaaggCTAAGAGTCGGGGTCCGTGGAGCAGGGGCTTGGTGCATTAGGTGAGGTTTCCTAGAGCACTCCAGTGACCTGGGAGCACAAGTCCCCCGAGAGTCGATGGCACTTGGGCTGCTAAACCGtggaggtgcttttgaaaatcctcccCTTGTCTTTGCCCATGTCCCCTCGGACACGTCACCCGTAACAACCCTGGGGGCTGTGAGACGAGTCTGCGGACAGCCTATGTGGGTTATGGAGGATTGTCGGTTGCTAAGGGAACTGTGGACCCTGGCTGGCATTTTGTGGGCGCAGTCAGCTGTCTGAAGGCTGCCATTCTACATGGTCAGCTCAGTTAGGACACTAAGCAGAGGGTGTCCCCCAGCATTAATATGACAGCAAGGGGGAACAGGAAAATCAGTACCTCTTCTGAtctctgctgcagcagctctgcctcccGCTTCAgcttctccttctccctctccagcTCAGCGATCGCTCTCTTCAGATTCTCCGCATCCCTATCGCTCTGCTGCCTCTGGATCTCCAGCGTGTGGACCAGCGTCATCTTCTCCTGGGTGGTCAGCTCCGTCTTGTGCAGCTTCTCACTGATCTCCTCCGCCTGCTTCTTGAACCGCTTCGCgtcctcctctgccttggccTGCGCCATACTCATCTCGGTCACGTGCAGCTTGAGGCGCTCGGCCTCGGCCATGATCTCCAGCTGCCGCTTGCGCTCGGCCTCCAAGAGTTTCTGGAAGCCCTCGGTCTCCTCAGTCAGGCGCTGCTGCATCTGCTCTTTGTCCTCCTGGAGCTTCTTGGCGTGCTCCTGAGCTAGGTCCTTCTGCCTCTGCAGCATCTCTGCCTCCGCCTTCAGCCGCGTGGCCTCCTGCACTGCCTGCATCTTCTCCTTCAGCATCTTCTCCGCCAGCGCCCGCTGCTGCGCCAGGTCGTCCTCCGCCAGCTTCCGCATGCGGGCGGCCTCCTGCGCCTCCACGCTCAGGCGAGCAGCCTCCTCCGCCACTAGCTTcatcttctctgcctcctccaccaGGAACTTCTGGGTGTTGTCCTTGTCCTTCAGGATCAGCACCTTGTTCTCCTGCTCGATCCGGGTCTTCAGTTTGATCAGCTCCTCCATCTGGACCTTCACCTTGAAGAGCTCTTCCTCCACCTGGGCCTTCTGCCTCATGGCGTCCGTCACCTCCTCCTTCAGCCGCTGCAGCTCCTCATCCAGGATGCTTTTCTGGTGGTccgtctcctccagctgcagcttgACCTTGGTCAGCTCCTGCTCCACCTGGGCCTTCTGCCTCAGCGTCTGCTCTGCAAACTTCTTGTGCTTTTCCATGTCGGCGTCAGCCAGCTGCTTTTGCTTCAGAGCCGCCTGCTCGGCTTGGGCCCGCTTAGCCGCCTCCAGCTCAGCCTCCTTCCTGAGCTTCTCAGCATCCTCCTGGGCTCTGGCTTTGGCCTGCGCCTCCTTCTCAGCTCGCTGCTTCAGGcgctctgcctcctccacctGCTGCCGGGACAGGGTCGCATCCTGCTCAGCCTTGACGCGTGCAAACTCTGCTTCCTCCGCTGCTTTCTTGGCCTTCTCGGCCTCTTCCCTCAGCTTGTCCAGGATGTTCTGTTCCTGGCGCCTCgtctgcagcagctcctgctcctTCTGCTGCACTGTAGCCAGGTGGGCCTTCTCCTCCGCCTGAATTCTCTTCTGAGCCGCTTCCTGGGCCAGCTGGATCTGCCTTTCCGACTCCTTCTCCGCCAGCTCCTTCTGCCTCTTGGCCTCCTCCACCTTGGCTTTCAGGCGCTCCACCTCGTCCAGGGCCACCTTACGCTGCCGGGCGGCTTCCTGCTCTGCAGCCAAGA
The window above is part of the Chelonia mydas isolate rCheMyd1 chromosome 2, rCheMyd1.pri.v2, whole genome shotgun sequence genome. Proteins encoded here:
- the PLEC gene encoding plectin isoform X17 encodes the protein MSRQRLRSPELEGPEENLYLAVLRATEGKKDERDRVQKKTFTKWVNKHLIKAQRHVSDMYEDLRDGHNLISLLEVLSGDTLPRERDLIRSVRPPREKGRMRFHKLQNVQIALDYLKHRQVKLVNIRNDDIADGNPKLTLGLIWTIILHFQISDIQVSGQSEDMTAKEKLLLWSQRMVEGYQGLRCDNFTTSWRDGRLFNAIIHHHKPMLIDMNKVYRQTNLENLDQAFTVAERDLGVTRLLDPEDVDVPQPDEKSIITYVSSLYDVMPRVPEVSVGIKANEQQLRWQEYREVVTALLQWIRNHTILFEERKVPASYEEIELLWRQFLKFKETELPAKEADKNRSKVIYQSLEGTVQAGQLQVSPGYHPLDVEKEWGKLHVAILEREKLLRAEFERLERLQRIVSKLQMESGVCEEQLNQADTLLQSDVRLLNAGKQPQKAAEIERDLDKADAMIRLLFNDVQALKDGRHPQGEQMYRRVYRLHERLVAIRTEYNLRLKSGSLQPAQVALPLGQRPRQDLEDVTLRYLQDLLAWVEENQRRLNGAEWGVDLPTVESQLGSHRGLHQSIDEFRAKIERARADEAQLSPAPRSAYRDCLGKLDLQYAQLLNSSKARLRHLESLQAFVGAATRELMWLNEKEEEEVDYDWSDRNPNMAAKKENYSGLMRELELRERKIKEIQSTGDRLLHEDHPGGQTVEAFQAALQTQWSWMLQVCCCIEAHLKENTAYFQFFSDVKEAEEFLRKTQESMKKKFSCDRTITVTRLEDLLQDALEEKEQITEYKGHLMGLAKRAKAIVQLRPRNPATPLKGRLPVQAVCDYKQMEITVHKGDECVLMSNAQPSKWKVLSGSGSESIVPSICFLVPPPNREALDAVSRLDVSHQHVVTLWHQLHVDMKSLLSWQYLVRDIQQIQSWSLLVFRTLQPEEYRQTLRSLETHFQEFMRDSQDSQSFLPDDRLQMEREYRACTQKYEHLLHSLEKGEQDESMCKGYISQLKDIRLQLEGCESRTVHKIRAPLDKDPVKECAQRISEQQQIHVELEGIRKNLEKVTEKTEKVLAQPEHSSSAPVLRSELEITLQKMDQVYSLSTIYLEKLKTINLVIRSTQGAEELVQSYEEQLKEVQAVPSDLKELEANKAELKRLRGQVEGHQPLFSTLQSDLSNAKDVNERMVRGHSERDVDLDRYRERVQQLLERWQAILTQIDLRQRELQQLGRQKRYYQESYEWLIQWVQDAKERQEQIQSVPVTDSKSVREQLLQEKKLLEECDRNREKVDECQRYAKQYIDAIKDYELQLVTYKAQVEPVASPAKKPKVQSASDSVIQEYVDLRTQYSELTTLTSQYIKFISETLRRLEEEERAAEKMKEQERKRLAEVEAQLEKQRQLAEAHAKAKAQAEEEAQELQRRMREEVSRREVVAVDAEQQKQNIQQELMQLKQISDTQIKSKDKLIEQVEHSRKRVEEEIHVIRLQLETSEQQKSSAEAELRELRARAEEAERQKKLAQEEAERLRTQVKDEAQRKREAEEELQRKVQAEKDAAREKQAALRDLETLRRQAEEAERRMKQAELEKERQIQVAQEVAQKSAETELQSKRLSFAEKTAQLEMSLKQEHVTVTHLREEAERLKKQQLEAEKSREEAERELEKWRQKANEALRLRLQAEEVAHKKTLAQEEAEKQKEDAEREARKRAKMEESALRQKELAEEELEKQRKLAEGTAQQKFSAEQELIRLKAEMENREQQRLLLEEELFRLKNEISEAIHKRKEVEEELAKLRTEMEILLQSKAKAEEDSRSTSEKSKQKLEAEASKLRELAEEAARLRALSEEAKRQRQLAEEEAARQRAEAERILKEKLAAISEASRLKTEAEIALKEKEAENERLRRLAEDEAYQRKLLEEQAAQHKQDIEEKITLLKKSSDTELERQKSIVDDTLKQRRVIEEEIRILKINFEKASAGKTDLELELSKIKSSAEEIQRSKERAEQEAEKQRQLALEEENRRREAEEKVKKILAAEQEAARQRKVALDEVERLKAKVEEAKRQKELAEKESERQIQLAQEAAQKRIQAEEKAHLATVQQKEQELLQTRRQEQNILDKLREEAEKAKKAAEEAEFARVKAEQDATLSRQQVEEAERLKQRAEKEAQAKARAQEDAEKLRKEAELEAAKRAQAEQAALKQKQLADADMEKHKKFAEQTLRQKAQVEQELTKVKLQLEETDHQKSILDEELQRLKEEVTDAMRQKAQVEEELFKVKVQMEELIKLKTRIEQENKVLILKDKDNTQKFLVEEAEKMKLVAEEAARLSVEAQEAARMRKLAEDDLAQQRALAEKMLKEKMQAVQEATRLKAEAEMLQRQKDLAQEHAKKLQEDKEQMQQRLTEETEGFQKLLEAERKRQLEIMAEAERLKLHVTEMSMAQAKAEEDAKRFKKQAEEISEKLHKTELTTQEKMTLVHTLEIQRQQSDRDAENLKRAIAELEREKEKLKREAELLQQRSEEMQTAQQEQLRQETHILQQTFSTEKDSLLQKERLIEEEKVKLEKLFEDEMNKAQTLKAEQDRQRKQMEQEKQQLEATLDDAKKKQKEAEKNVQRKQEELQQLEKQRQQQEKLLAEENQKLREKLEQLQEEHRAALAQTREIMIQTDDIPEDATILPTQLTPTKAVPNGRDAVDGLAQNGEPEFAFHGIRQKVPAEKLVEAGILGREILDKLVKGTVTVAELAQRDDLRKYLQGQSSIAGLLIKPTNEKMSIYKAMKKQLLSPGTALILLEAQAASGFIIDPVRNKRLSVNEAVKEGVIGPELHNKMLSAERAVTGYRDPYTGDKISLFQAMTKDLIVQDHGIRLLEAQIATGGIIDPVNSHRLPVEAAYKRGYFDEEMNQTLSDPTDDTKGFFDPNTQENLTYLQLMERCMTDPETGLCLLPLTDRAAKGGDLAYTEQEAKDVFKKTTVSAPFGTFKGKAVTIWEIINSEYFTEEQRRDLLRQYKTGKITVEKIIKIVITVVEESEKKSQLCFEGLRAAVPAAELLESKIIDKDLYNQLHQGKKSVKDVADADAIKRYLKGTDTIAGVLVESTGQKFTLYDALKKNLLKPEAALPLLEAQAGTGYIIDPVRNETLSVDEAVRAGIVGPEFHEKLLSAEKAVTGYKDPYTGQTVSLFQALRKGLIPSDTGIRLLDVQLATGGIVDPVNSHRLPLDVACKRGYFDEETNKALSTPSDDTKAFYDPDTQENLTYTQLQKKCRPDKQTGLYLLPLSDQAIRSQQEEVYTDSQAKESLDKATLEVPAGSLKGKTVTIWELIHSEYFTEEQRRELLRQYKTGKVTIEKIIKIMITIIEETETKKQEKLTFSGLRAPVPASELLESRVLSKAQYEQLREGKKSVKDLSETDSVKRFLRGSDCIAGIYVEDTKEKLNLYEAMKRNLLRPSTAVTLMEAQAASGFLVDPERNQKLCVNEAVKAGLVGPELHEKLLSAEKAVTGYKDPYSGNTISLFEAMKKGLILKEHGIRLLEAQVATGGIIDPVHSHRLPVEVAYKRGYFDQEMNRILSDPSDDTKGFLDPNTQENLTYLQLKERCIEDPETGLYLLPLKQPEKPTMVETTHVYTEAETRKAFEETQVSIPVGSMAGSSMSLWEIMQSDLIPEEQRKRLMEEFRSGNVTKERMIIIIIEIIEKTEIIRQQDLTSYDFVRRRITADDLYEARIISLEIYNVLKQGSKTIREILEIETVWKYLYGTGCVAGIYIPSTKQKLSVYQALKKGLISPEVARSLLEAQAATGFMIDPIKNEMLTVDEAVRKGVVGPEIHDRLLSAERAVTGYRDPYSEQKISLFQAMKKDLIPAEEALRLLDAQLATGGIIDPFLGFHLPLEVAYQRGFFSKETCDRLSEPSEVRSYVDPSTDEKLSYVQLLKRCRKDENNGQLLLPLCDTRKLTFRGLRKQISVEELVRSQVMDEVTAQRLQEGLTSIEEVSKNLQKFLEGTSCIAGVFMDSTKERLSVYQAMKKGIIRPGTAFELLEAQAATGYVIDPIKGFKLTVEEAVRMGIVGPEFKDKLLSAERAVTGYKDPYSGKLISLFQAMKKGLILKDHGIRLLEAQIATGGIIDPEESHRLPVEMAYKRGLFDEEMNEILLDPSDDTKGFFDPNTEENLTYLQLMERCITDPETGLCLLPLKEKKRERKTSSKSSVRKRRVVIVDPETGKEMSVYEAYRKGLIDHQTYLELSEQECEWEEITISSSDGVVKSMIIDRRSGRQYDIDDAIAKGLIDQSALDQYRSGTLSITEFADMLSGNVSGFRSRSSSVGSSSSYPISPAPARAQLTSWSDPAEETGPIAGILDTDTLEKVSITEAMHRNLVDNITGQRLLESQACTGGIIDPSTGEKFSVADAVNKGLVDKIMVDRINLAQKAFYGFEDPRTKTKMSAAQALKKGWLYYEAGQRFLEVQYLTGGLIEPDVPGRVSLDDALQKGTIDTRTAQKLRDVNTYSKYLTCPKTKLKISYKDAMDRSMVEEGTGLRLLEASSQSSKGYFSPYNVSGSGSTSGSRSGSRTGSRSGSRRGSVDATGSGFSMTFSSSSYSSSSYGRRYTSGPQSNVDAAELTLALCSLNGSCGWEANRKLPDLQRPQLTVA